taagCCAAAGAAATACTTCTCACCATGCTTTGTGGTAGCCTTGAAGTGCAAGAAGAAGGCAAATTCTTGGCTGATCCCTAAGAAGACACAGACAGACAATTAACACACATCTTCCCTGGAAACAGTTGCATCAGATTACTCTTCCTCAACATACATGAAGGTTGACAACATTAGTGAAGAAGGACTTGATAGAGTCTGCTCCAGAGATATCTTTCCTATCAGAAGCAATTGTGGTTCATTTAGCATGGCATGTAATGCTAGAACACTCAACGATGATCGAACTTACGCATCGATGAAGTAGCCGGCATCCGAAAAGCACTTCACTTTCGCGCTTGCCGGTAGGAGATTGCGGAAGTTGTCACAGTGCAGAATGGATGCCAATCCACCAGCTGAACAGCCAGAAAGCAGTGCCTACAAGAGTTCAGAAGTATTGGAACAGGAGTTTGCATTACAAACCTGCACAACTTTAAAGTGGATACATTTTGTGCTCTGTTCATCCCCTTTGCTAACAGATCGTCGATAATGGCACGCCAAACCCTGCCTCCTCTATAGTGAAGATTTGTGGCCTGACAAAAATTTAATTACGTCAGAAAATTATCACTAAATCTCATCCATAATGATGTTATGGGTTGAGGAGATTACTGGATTAACAGCTTCCACATCCCCAGTAAAAGAAGAACCATCACAGTACCGAATCTTGATCCTATTCCAGTTGTAGAAGTCTGCAAGTATGCCATGCAGTGAAGAACAAGAAGAGCACACTGAAGTTATTTAAGCTTGAGCAGAAAAAAGATTAATTTTGAAGAGCAATAAAATAGAGATACATACTTTGGATTCATACTTATATTGTATTATTACATCCATAAAGTTATCGAAACTCCATACCAGGATTGGCTTTCTGATTATCTCCAAGAATTCCAGAGAATGAGAGTGGCTTCATATACTTGGAGGAGCCTCTGAAATTGCCTTTTCGTTCTACACATTCCTCAACGTTCCTGCACCATCCTCCTCCCTGAATATggaagaaaatatatataaaatgtatGAAATTAGGTAGTTTAAAGTTAAAAAGGTATTAATGGTGCACGATTTAGTAAAGGCAAAGCACAATGTTGATAAAAGCTCGAAAAGGCTCAGAGTAGAGTCAGAGCAATATGTAAAATTGTTATACTTAATTTTCATTAGGTTCCACAGCCTAATGGACTCAACAGGTGTAGCTATAACTGAGTGCCAAATAAATTCTAGGTTAGTAATCAATGCTACAACATATTTTGGGAGGAGTTGACACTTCTCAGGAGGGATTGAACATGACTTTTTACATATGTTTCTTTGTTAAAGATAGCAATACTGCTCAAGATGCAAGAAGATGAAAAGGGATCAGACCTCCATGTGAACCAACCAATTATTCACACCAGAGCCAAAACCTGGAGAAAAATGATAAGCTGGGGGGCTTCCATCCAGACATactgcaaaataaaataaaatttgtgcAAGAAAAACCAACTGGAAGATAAAGAAGCATGAAACCGATTGATTTGTTGAAAGATGAAAGTGAAgactgatgatgatgatgatgatgatgatgaacaaAGAGACCTGCTCCTTTAGCCACTGCACTTTGCAGGATAGTCATTGGCACAGGACCTCCATCCACGTCCAGAGAGACCAGTGAGAAGATTAAGCAGAGCAAAGGATGGATCCATGCTCTTGAATTAGCACTAAACATTCTGCAGTGTTACTAAAATTTGTGAGCTCCAGAAACAGAGAAAAACGCTGCAGAAAACTGTGGGTGGATGCTCAAACCTCAAGGATAAGAAAGAAAGTTTGGGACGTGGAAGAAAGAAAGAGATCTTCGAGTTTCAAGTTGTGCGCAGAGATTCTTCTCTCCAAGGAACGCGATTTAAAGGCTAATCCAGCGTTACTAGCTAAGTCTGTGCCAGTTtcttaaacaaataaataaatagaaaagtttGAGCTGTTGGATTCCTGTTttgtcatatatatattttttatcatgtaattaattaagattaaaatgGAATGAATAAAATTTAAGCAGATTCCGTCCAAATAAGCAAGAGAAAGAAATGAAATGGAGTGAAAGTAAACCAATGCAATTtaaactatttcttttcttttaaacatattttgttataaatatttataaatgttgTTCTTCATGTGTtttcataaatattttaaaaaatgaattaaacatgtattttatatgtatatgaGTTCTTATGAAAGTAAATATCAAATTTATGGAAAAAATTTTGTTCATTAACCAACCCTGATTTAATGAAATTTTTTTGCATGGAAAAAAATATAAGTTGGTAAATAATGATATTAAAAATGTGGGGCCTGGATTTAGTGCCTTGGGGCCACCGCTAGCTGTCTCTACGTGGACAGGAGCGTCGGTGGGAAAGAACGAACTGTGCCGCCGACGCGCTGCTCTTGTCGCAGTGCACGACAAGCATAAATTCCGTTGCTGAGTCGGCATCAAGGAatgtattataataataataatgtaaataaaaatatataacgaAAAGGATAAACTGGCACAAATTTGAAGTATGAAAGCAGTCAAAAGCCAAACTTTTACAAAAGAATCAAAAGGATGTGTTGAAACTTTAAAGTAGAGATGTTAAAGAGAGCAATGAAGTGAAAAAGAAGTTTTATGTGACAAAAGGTGACTTCCCAAATTCTCTTAAGATTATTCTCCCAATAATTCGATCCCTATTCTTATATAATAGACCATCTACAACTAAATATCAACTTGGGACAAGTTCTCATTCAATTGAATGTGTTTAGATGCCAATAAGTCTTATTATTTAGAAATATTAAGTAAATTTAGACGTTATGCAACGCTTCATAAATCAACTAGAGAAAAAACATATTATATCACTTCATTTAATTATCGTAAATGGACAAGGAAATCAAACAGCAAAATCACAATTAATAcaacaaaaaaagaaaataaagtgaaaaaaagagaggaaaaacaATTTAATTCAAATGTCACTTGGTCAACACTTGGTCAACctcaattaagtttttttaatgaaaaaaccGATATATTCTATGaaaataatttacaaaaaaattttaGTCTAATCTTCTTTCTTCACAGGCCTGCTGACATCTGGGACCCACGATATCAAACAGAGAGGCAGCAGCGTGCAAAAGGCTTGTATTAGGATTGCAACCGGAAAATATGAGAAATTATCAGCAGCAGATACTCCAACTGATGCAGCAAGAGCCACCCCGAAGTAGCCACTGATTATGTTAGCAAGCGCTATTGCTGACATCAGAAATGCCATGACTGACGCTTCACACCCAGCCGGGCACATAGCTGCCATGAGCACGCTACTAGGAAGAATCTTGAAGAAGAGCAAAGCTTCAGATAATCCTGAGAAGATCACCACGTACACCGAGTCTGGAATCCCCATAGCTCGGTAAGTCCCTTTGACGAAAAAGACATCGGATACCATGAACATAGCGACAGTGGACTGCAAGGCgaataaaattttctttgcagGGAACTTCTTGAATTGCTTGTTATAGGCGATACTCCAGGTGAGCAATGCGACTTGACCAAAGACCTTGGAGAAGCCAATGACCGAGGACGGGAGATTTAGGTACTGAGTCTGGTAGAAGAACATAGTGCCATTCAACAGCGGGACAATAGCATAAGATGTTGAAAACCACATGATGGAATGATAAATTTCTGGCTTGTGAAGAGCAACGCCTAATTCTGATATCTGGTTCCAGATGCTAGTTGATTTTGATTGATGGCTTATCTTCTTGGGAAGGTTAAGCGAACTCTCGGAGACGCTGATCGTCAACAAGTATTGGATAACCAGTAGGACCGCAAAGAAGAGGAACATAGTTTTTGGAGGGACGTGACTGAGGGCAAGGCCACCAAGGAGATTTCCAAGACCGCCTCCaatagagccaatcatatgaacGAAGGACTGAAGCTGACCAGATTCTGATGGAGTATGTGGTTGCTTTCCAGCCTCAGCAACAATGGCATCGTTGGCAACCTCAGCTATAGAGGCTCCAAGGTTTCCAAGGAGGAGAAAGAGAGTGAGGATGGGAATAGAGAGGTATGTTGCAGGTAACGTAGCAATTGCAATCCATGAGAGTACCTGCAAAAGTGCTGTAGATGGAAGTGTAGTTGGGAAATAGATCAACAACACAAAGCAAAATATACAACTCAAAGATAATGGAATTGAAAACATCTTTTGTATAGTTTAGCTAGGGTATAATCATACAAAAACAGTACTACACTTGAGAAGCATGGATTTTGCAAAGAGAGTTGGTTTTGACATTTGGTGAAAATTGGACTTCTTTCAAAATAATTCAAGCTATATGAAGATTACCTCTATATCTTAAGAGGAACAAATCTCTGCTCCCTTTTACAAACAGATTTAAATGAACAATGGAGCACATCTACAGAATCTGGAACAGTACAAGAGAGCAGATTTCACCAAGACATATCAGAGTTTCAGAAAGTAAATGATACTTAATTGCATACCCACAGGTACCAGTGCATATGCTGtccatatatatacatatatacataGTGATTCAAGCAATACGAGAATTGTGCTTCCTGTAGGTCTGTTTGGGTAAAACAGTTTTTAATCAAATCAATATTAGCTTGAACTTTaacaagttaaacttttgttcaAATATGTTTTGCATAATCCTTAAGACGGTGATTAGCGATTGCAATGCAGTTATCATTGTATAATCCTATGTGGCCGCATAAAACAAAGGTACAATCATTATTTTTTAAGAAGAAATGTCAGCGTAAATCTAGAAGAAATGAAACAATGGGATGAAGATTTTCAAAAGTGAAGAAGTGGACAGAATTTTTAGCGAACTCAATGAAAAAGTCAGTTTCTTAAATTTTAGAATACATTAAATTTTCTTTACTTTTTccaggaaaagaaaagaagagagtcAAGAACATGCCAATTCGACTTCCCAAAGCAAAGGCAAAACTCTAAACTCACCGACCATTGTGGAACACTAAATTTCTAGTTCTTCCTTTTTTAATCCCTCCAAAAAAACAAAGATCATAATTCATACAAAGTGGCAAGTACATTGCATTTCAACCGAATTATATACATTAAGAAAAAAGAAGGTAGGGCAAACTATTAATATGCATAACATATAGTCCAAGTAGAGTTCAAAACAAATTGCCTTGCACATCAAACAAGATTCAATAACCAATTTCGTGAGATATACTGTATATGCTCAAGTAGATGATTCATATAAAATCTTCATTCAGCTCTACTTtcatggtatcatattcatagaATCATAATTATTGAAGTGAGTTCTCTTTCATAGGAACTCGAgtgcttcttcatcttcttctgatTTGACTCCTTTTTGTTTCCTCTTCCTCGTGCCTTAATTTAGGgtgttaacttttttttttttgcttaagtcCTTTTAGTGAATTGAAGAATGGAATCAACCAATGGTCCctaattcaatttcattttttccATGATTCCATTCTGAATTTGAAGAATCCAGAATTGGTCTTCTCTGATCAGATTCAGTCGATTCTTTGAGACACTATCAGGATACGTGACTAGAAACGTAAAGGGCAGGGGAAAGGGACATTCCACCGGATTCCACTCGTCACATAAAACGTTAAACATCGCCCTAGAACACATTAGCTCCACCAAAAAAAAGTCAAAAGACAAGCAACGCTTAACGAAACCGACACCGACCTCTAGCTCTATGCAGCTCACTCGGTCCGTAGGAACAAGGGATCCGCGATTCCCAATGAAAAGGGGATGACGAAAAAAGAGAAAGCAAAGAGGAGGTACCTCCGATGGCCACGTAGGGGAGGCGGTGCTGGCCGTTGATGCTGATGGCATCGGAAAGGATGCCGATGAGGGGCTTGGCCACCATGGGGAGGTTGGCGGAGTTCTGAAGGATCTGAAGCGACGAGGCGGCGACGCCGAGCCCGTCTATGAGAAAGTAGTTCACGCCAAGCCACGGGAAGCACCGGAAGCCCTGGACCAGGAACCCCATGCCCAACACCTTCCTCAACAACGCCTCCTGCCCATTGGCGCCCATCGCTCTCCGCCTcgttccctctctctctctctctctctctctctctctctccctctccctctccctctctccgtGTCCACGCGTAGCCGATCGCTCGGTTTGCCGAGGATGTTACGGAGTCGGAGAAGGAAGGAGGCGATAATTTATAGTATTAAAGAAACGAAAGCGGCAATAACGTTTCCTTTTCCACTGTTGCCACGTATCGCCGTCCATGTTTTCCGAGGGATTCGAAACTGGGGCCGTTTTAAATAATCCATTCTCGGGCCATCACTTGCTGACACGTCGAAACGGAACCACACACGTGTAATGAAGAGAAAGGATGGAATTGAAAGAAGCGGATCAAGAATCGCAAAACCGTCTAATTTTATTCCAAGGAAAACTCTAGTAGCAGTAGCAATGACTgatgatgacttatttgaatatTAACTCACTAAAAAAATAGCGACGTGGCATCATAAAACAGCATTAAAGATGGCTTTAATATTTCAATGCCGTTTctttattttatgtaattttttccctatttttgtatattttttttttgttaagctGGTTTGGCGCACTGTTAACTCCTGCAAGTTGATTTGGTAATGCAGAATGAAATAAGTTGAGCATGAACCTGAAACTCGCTCCTACAATAACCTGATGCATACATACTACAGCTAGGTTCCTGAGAATACATATGAATATCCGAATTTCCGAAACTTTGACTGGCCGGTAATCTCTCCCAGTTAAATGAACTAGAACCTCTGCTTGACATTGGCATGTATAACTACGCACCAAGAAAATCTCTGCTTGACGTGGGAATTCGTCTGAATCTAATAAACCTTTCCAAAATCCTGCTCATTGATCACTGGCATACCAAAGTCTCTTCTGGCATATTAGTATCTTCTCCTTGGCTATGTTGTACTCGGTGACATGTTCTTCACAATCCCATCTCATCCCCTTGGCGATGGTCGCTATTGCATCGATAAAATAGTACGATTCACGAACTATTGCATACCCCATTGGACGAAGTATGCGGTCCATCTCAAGGAGCACATATTTCATTTCACATCTGTAaaattgaagaagaagaaaaaaaagtgaTATATATAATATAGAAAATAACTTGCAGCTGCTGTGGCGAATTGGTGAAATTGGCAAGAGGAGtgcaaaacaaatacctttccgATCATATAAACTGTTTGTATGCAGCAAAAAACAAGATATCAACTTCAATCCATGTAAAGAGATAGTGTCTCAAAATTTGTAAGAAGAAAAGAGCTATAATTGTTTCTAACAAAACCAAATATTTATCGACCAAGTTCACAACAGCAAATTAACGAACAAGAGTATTTGCGTGTGTCGTAAATTGAATAGGCCATTTTGATATATCCCATTTAAACTTCACAATCTCCTTGCTTTTGAAAGACAAAAAAACCTTGATACAATGAATCAAAGACGTGAGATAAATTCAAAGAGGTCCATAACTGTCTAGATGGGAGTTGTCGATAGATTGGCAATCATACCATCTTGATCTGACTATGGACCAGTGTATTTATCTTTGGTCGAAAAGTAGCTGAACTTTTGATACATAATAGACTCACTTAAGAGTGAGGGTATTATGCAATCATATACCAACTATTTTTCAGCCTTTTGAATAGAATCACACAATCACATCTAGATAGAAAGTAACATACATAATATAGTTTTCGTCAGACatggatatccaatgaaaaagatGAGCAATCTCATTATCTATAAGAAAGAATACAATAAAGAAGTAATGGAACTATACCTGTGACTTTCGGCTGTAAACAGACCATCCAAATGCAAGAGATCATAGGTCCGAGGATAAGTTGAGAATGGCTCACACCTAAAATGCACAAATATCAAAAGTAATTAGGACTTCATCCTGACACCTTAACTATTTGAAAAGAAAATCTTCAAATGCAAAAAGTCACAAGATATCCAGTTAAGGATCTTCTACAAGCATTCTATATATGATTGAGATCACCTTCAGGTTACAGAATGGCCTCATGTAGATTGAATAGGTTTTCCACAGATTGATGATGCACATCATGCTTTTTTATTTTGGAGACAATCTAGAATTACAGAAGTAAAATAACAGAAACTGCAATCTGATCAAGTGTATAGATAGAATCCACATGTTGCATGTCGGGCTTGTTTGGTTCAAACAGGAGATGGTTGAATGGGCATTGATCCTATTGCCATTGAATATATGTAGATTACCTCCATTTATGAATTTATCCTATAAATTTACTTGGTAATGCCAAAATACCCCCCTAGAGTTTATGATCATCAAAATGACTCCCCACTAAGAGTTTTGAAACTCATGTCATTTTACCTCTCAATCATTAATAGTGTTTAATTAGTTAATGAAATGCTGGCATGGTAGTTTTCAATTTCAATGAAATTATGTCACCTGTTTGCTGTGTGATCATTCTTAACTAACTTAACAATGTTAATCGTTTACCCTTAGTGACATGAGCAAAACATGTGTGAAAGGCTCTAAGGTTAGTTCCAAGAAATGGAGAATTTCGAAAAAGTGAAAGTGAAATGAGCAAATAATCAATAAGATTAAAAGCAAGATTTTaccaattttatttttctttctaagCTTTCTACCACAGTAAAAATAAAATGCAGTCCATTTTGAGCTCCTAGAAACTAAAAGCATGTATTTTCTTGCTACAATGGTCAAAATTGAGCATCCAGAGCTCCATGAGAAAATGAGACGAAGGTGGACATATGCAGAAACAAAAAAGAAAGGTTTTGACTGATCCAGGTCAAATTTCATATAGCAAGTGTAAGAACTCAGCAAAATTTCACTTGATGAGAGACAAGCTTGCCAAACAAAATATGCACGAGACTATGATGTATGAGAAACACTTAAATGATGCTGATAAAATATATAGGCATATAGCCACTCAGAAATCCAAGTTCTGTGCATAGTtgttactaaccaatcatgatagGTGCCGATTAATCCTCTATCATAGACAATTCCAAGAGAATTTGAACCGTAAGAAGATATGATGTTCATGACCCATACTGGAGAACCAATGAGAGTTGCCGCAAACCCTCCATACAGTGTGTTCATATCCATAACATTCCGAATTTGATCACTTCCAAGAGTAGGAAGCAATGTCTTGTAATGTTTCACCCTGGCCTTCCATTTGTTGTTATCATGCTTAAACCCACCACGATTGCCATTGTACACTGTGGAAATCCGTGCTGGGGTTGGGCGCAATCGATTTGGCCATTTTGGTAGAGAGTTCAATCCCAACTTAAACTTTTGGTTTGGAATATTCAGGCACGGCCGCAGTGGAGTGTACCATCCTGAATCTGGCTCAGAGCTGTCATCACACTTGGGCGGAGAGGATGAGGAATTAATTTTGTTATAGCAGCTATGGTCCAGTGACTTCTGCCACACAGAAATATCATCCTTTTGGTTATATAGTTTGAAGCACATGCTAGTCAACGACTTCTTTAATTTGTTGTAGTCTGATCTCTGTTCTTCAATAGTTGTGTTCCAACCTCGCCATCTGTGCTCATAGTTGATAGGTGGACCTGATAGCACCCAGAAGCCTCCAGGTCGAAGTATTCGGTGTATTTCCAGTAGATAAATACCATCTGAGGAAAATGATATAAACAAATGTGAAGCGATTGATAGATTCTAAAATGTAAGAGAGCTCATTTTACTCAGGCAGCCTGAATTAGGTCAGAATTAACTGGGATGATGAATAACAACAGTGATACAATGACAAAAATTCCCTCACGATgtcaaaaattaataaataaagtcCTGAAAGCTCCTTCAACGGGACacttatttggaaaaaaaaaagtttgataaATATTAACGAGATAATTTATTCAAATGTGTGAACTAATTTCAATGCAAGCCATGAAAGCTTCAGATAAACAACCAGTATTTCTAATATGTTTGTCCATGGGCGACCTAGTTTACAAGCTAAAGTGAGAGTGAAAAGAGTTTCATAGTCAAGGAGGTGAGGCAGCATCTAGCAACTTAATCACAGACTCCTAACAAATTATACAttaaaatattacattttttaCAAGGATATGATAATCAAACCATCATGAAATGTACAAATCTTCAAACACAAATGCAAGTTTATCCTTTCAGACACTTCACTATCATGTCTCACTCAAgtttaaagaagttcaagataaaCATAGAAAACAAAAATAGTATGATAATAACTTTAGCAGTTGCAGGTAGAGAAATCTCACCGAACTCTGTCCAGGGGATAAGACATCTGGAGCAGTGAGCCATATCAAATGAATTTGAGGGAAAAGGAAGACGCTGAGTAGAAATGATGCCTAAGATTGCTGGAATACCTCGTTCAAGAGCAAACTGTACTTGAGCCTCATGATTATCTCTAGGTGCAAGTGAAATAGTTAAAATGCCATGATCTAGCAAATCGCCTCCCCAGCTCGCGACCTATTTAGGGAAATTGAACAAAAGACTGGAACTCATAGCACACACAGGCATTAAATGTATTTAAGCAGAACATCGTCTCGTAAGCTAACTTAGATTGGGAAGTATAATAAAATTCAAGTCCACGGCGACACTATATGCATTTTATACAGGACACTATGACAAACTAGTCAAATGAATCAAATTATTCTTTGGCTTAAAAACCCAATGCCCAAATGAAAAGTTGGAAATGGAATAAAGAAGATGATAGCAAACTTAGGAGTAAGGAGAACCAAATGCTCTTACATATACATCTACTCCATACACATAaagagtgaaaaaaaaaaatctggttCATCGATTAATTACGGAAAAGTGAGAAATCATCATAATAATGGATTTCAGACAGCTAAAAGTTTAACTGTCTGCAAATATCTGAAAATGGTGAATCTAGCAAATACAAAA
This region of Zingiber officinale cultivar Zhangliang chromosome 9A, Zo_v1.1, whole genome shotgun sequence genomic DNA includes:
- the LOC122018777 gene encoding pectin acetylesterase 7-like, whose amino-acid sequence is MFSANSRAWIHPLLCLIFSLVSLDVDGGPVPMTILQSAVAKGAVCLDGSPPAYHFSPGFGSGVNNWLVHMEGGGWCRNVEECVERKGNFRGSSKYMKPLSFSGILGDNQKANPDFYNWNRIKIRYCDGSSFTGDVEAVNPATNLHYRGGRVWRAIIDDLLAKGMNRAQNALLSGCSAGGLASILHCDNFRNLLPASAKVKCFSDAGYFIDAKDISGADSIKSFFTNVVNLHGSAKNLPSSCTSRLPQSMCFFPQHVVPTMRTPLFILNAAYDAWQIRNILAPSSADSGKAWTECKLDIKRCSSSQLQTLQGYRSQFLQALPASSSTGMFILSCHAHCQSGDQTTWQAADSPVIDKTRIAQAVGDWYYGRSAVRKIDCPYPCNSSCRNIDNE
- the LOC122018776 gene encoding probable folate-biopterin transporter 7 isoform X1, coding for MGANGQEALLRKVLGMGFLVQGFRCFPWLGVNYFLIDGLGVAASSLQILQNSANLPMVAKPLIGILSDAISINGQHRLPYVAIGALLQVLSWIAIATLPATYLSIPILTLFLLLGNLGASIAEVANDAIVAEAGKQPHTPSESGQLQSFVHMIGSIGGGLGNLLGGLALSHVPPKTMFLFFAVLLVIQYLLTISVSESSLNLPKKISHQSKSTSIWNQISELGVALHKPEIYHSIMWFSTSYAIVPLLNGTMFFYQTQYLNLPSSVIGFSKVFGQVALLTWSIAYNKQFKKFPAKKILFALQSTVAMFMVSDVFFVKGTYRAMGIPDSVYVVIFSGLSEALLFFKILPSSVLMAAMCPAGCEASVMAFLMSAIALANIISGYFGVALAASVGVSAADNFSYFPVAILIQAFCTLLPLCLISWVPDVSRPVKKED
- the LOC122018776 gene encoding probable folate-biopterin transporter 7 isoform X2 gives rise to the protein MCSIVHLNLFVKGSRDLFLLRYRALLQVLSWIAIATLPATYLSIPILTLFLLLGNLGASIAEVANDAIVAEAGKQPHTPSESGQLQSFVHMIGSIGGGLGNLLGGLALSHVPPKTMFLFFAVLLVIQYLLTISVSESSLNLPKKISHQSKSTSIWNQISELGVALHKPEIYHSIMWFSTSYAIVPLLNGTMFFYQTQYLNLPSSVIGFSKVFGQVALLTWSIAYNKQFKKFPAKKILFALQSTVAMFMVSDVFFVKGTYRAMGIPDSVYVVIFSGLSEALLFFKILPSSVLMAAMCPAGCEASVMAFLMSAIALANIISGYFGVALAASVGVSAADNFSYFPVAILIQAFCTLLPLCLISWVPDVSRPVKKED
- the LOC122018775 gene encoding probable methyltransferase PMT20 isoform X2, which translates into the protein MVNIGLLLWNGIAHEWLTGKNVWFLLPLDINHQSDGQRAKENVGTGGGTMFPNGVGAYVKLMQNLIPGMKNGTVRTAIDTGCGVASWGGDLLDHGILTISLAPRDNHEAQVQFALERGIPAILGIISTQRLPFPSNSFDMAHCSRCLIPWTEFDGIYLLEIHRILRPGGFWVLSGPPINYEHRWRGWNTTIEEQRSDYNKLKKSLTSMCFKLYNQKDDISVWQKSLDHSCYNKINSSSSPPKCDDSSEPDSGWYTPLRPCLNIPNQKFKLGLNSLPKWPNRLRPTPARISTVYNGNRGGFKHDNNKWKARVKHYKTLLPTLGSDQIRNVMDMNTLYGGFAATLIGSPVWVMNIISSYGSNSLGIVYDRGLIGTYHDWCEPFSTYPRTYDLLHLDGLFTAESHRCEMKYVLLEMDRILRPMGYAIVRESYYFIDAIATIAKGMRWDCEEHVTEYNIAKEKILICQKRLWYASDQ
- the LOC122018775 gene encoding probable methyltransferase PMT20 isoform X1; this translates as MKNKDSKPGVNPDKNYRIAQITITFLFLCGFSFYLGSIFCSEKNRYFKRDATPVIQSHHDTRVAPLKIKNVEFAECSLDYQDYTPCTDPKRWKKYGKYRLTFMERHCPRMVDRKECLVPPPVGYKPPIRWPKSKGECWYRNVPYDWINNEKSNQHWLRKEGDKFFFPGGGTMFPNGVGAYVKLMQNLIPGMKNGTVRTAIDTGCGVASWGGDLLDHGILTISLAPRDNHEAQVQFALERGIPAILGIISTQRLPFPSNSFDMAHCSRCLIPWTEFDGIYLLEIHRILRPGGFWVLSGPPINYEHRWRGWNTTIEEQRSDYNKLKKSLTSMCFKLYNQKDDISVWQKSLDHSCYNKINSSSSPPKCDDSSEPDSGWYTPLRPCLNIPNQKFKLGLNSLPKWPNRLRPTPARISTVYNGNRGGFKHDNNKWKARVKHYKTLLPTLGSDQIRNVMDMNTLYGGFAATLIGSPVWVMNIISSYGSNSLGIVYDRGLIGTYHDWCEPFSTYPRTYDLLHLDGLFTAESHRCEMKYVLLEMDRILRPMGYAIVRESYYFIDAIATIAKGMRWDCEEHVTEYNIAKEKILICQKRLWYASDQ